The following proteins come from a genomic window of Nostoc sp. TCL26-01:
- a CDS encoding FAD-dependent oxidoreductase: MSVNQLVTEQSFADDSHLDLEADVLVIGGGPAGAWAAYQAAVSGVRVVLVDKGYCGSSGATASGGTSVWYIANPEQRETAMASREALGGFLSQRDWMERVLDRTHSNLYQLGSWGYPFPSDQQGQPYYRSLQQGAEYMRLMRKQVKKAGVQILDHSPALELLVDEAGAVAGAKGICRQAGGRWTVRAKAVVIATGGCAFLSKALGCNVLTGDGYLMAAEAGAELSGMEFSNSYALTPAFASVTKGAFYRWATFTYEDGTVIEGAGSQRGRSVIAKTLLNQPVYCSLHETPEQVRTWMRTIQHNFFLPFDRKGIDPFTQRFPVTLRLEGTVRGTGGIRIVDHSCATSVPGLYAAGDAATRELICGGFTGGGSYNAAWATSSGYWSGQAAASYARQLGDKGNQRRSHSIGQAGVSCENNHTFDPQEVIQATQAEVLPYDRNLFRTEKGLSDSLARLHSLWREIRSSTAPTDNQVLPAREAAAMVATARWMYTSAQARTETRGMHKHQDFPQQDVNQQYRLISGGLDQVWVKPEQEVVKKELVAL, translated from the coding sequence GTGAGTGTCAATCAATTAGTGACTGAGCAATCATTTGCTGATGACTCCCATCTAGATTTAGAGGCTGATGTTTTAGTTATCGGCGGTGGGCCGGCTGGTGCTTGGGCAGCTTACCAGGCGGCGGTTAGTGGAGTCCGGGTTGTTCTGGTAGACAAAGGCTATTGTGGCTCTAGTGGTGCAACTGCCTCTGGTGGGACTAGTGTGTGGTATATAGCTAACCCTGAGCAACGAGAAACTGCTATGGCAAGTCGGGAAGCGTTGGGAGGCTTTTTATCACAGCGAGATTGGATGGAGCGAGTTCTAGACCGGACTCATAGCAATTTGTATCAATTAGGTAGTTGGGGTTATCCCTTTCCCTCTGACCAACAAGGACAACCATACTATCGTTCCCTCCAGCAAGGTGCAGAATATATGCGTCTGATGCGTAAGCAAGTCAAGAAAGCCGGAGTGCAAATTCTTGACCATAGCCCAGCGTTGGAATTGCTGGTAGACGAAGCGGGAGCAGTAGCTGGGGCGAAAGGAATTTGTCGTCAAGCAGGTGGGCGTTGGACAGTCCGAGCCAAAGCAGTAGTCATTGCCACTGGTGGTTGTGCTTTTTTGAGTAAAGCCCTCGGTTGTAATGTTCTCACGGGAGATGGTTATTTAATGGCGGCTGAAGCCGGGGCGGAATTATCCGGGATGGAATTTTCTAATTCTTATGCTCTCACTCCTGCCTTTGCTTCTGTCACCAAAGGAGCTTTCTATCGTTGGGCAACATTCACCTATGAAGATGGAACAGTGATTGAAGGTGCTGGTTCTCAACGGGGACGCTCTGTAATTGCCAAAACATTACTAAATCAGCCCGTATACTGTAGTCTCCATGAAACTCCAGAACAAGTACGAACTTGGATGCGAACTATTCAGCACAACTTCTTTTTACCATTTGACCGCAAAGGTATAGATCCCTTCACCCAACGCTTCCCTGTAACTCTGCGTTTAGAAGGTACAGTCAGAGGTACTGGCGGCATTCGGATTGTTGATCATTCTTGTGCAACCTCCGTACCCGGACTCTATGCAGCTGGTGATGCAGCCACAAGGGAATTAATCTGTGGTGGCTTTACAGGTGGTGGTAGTTACAACGCGGCTTGGGCAACCTCTTCTGGCTATTGGTCAGGACAAGCTGCGGCTAGCTATGCTCGTCAATTAGGGGACAAAGGCAATCAACGGCGATCGCATTCAATTGGACAGGCGGGAGTTAGTTGTGAAAATAATCACACTTTTGACCCCCAAGAAGTTATCCAAGCTACCCAAGCTGAAGTATTACCTTACGATCGCAATCTCTTCCGTACCGAAAAAGGCTTGAGCGATTCACTAGCAAGATTGCATAGTTTATGGCGAGAAATCCGTTCTAGTACTGCTCCAACAGATAACCAAGTATTACCAGCCAGAGAAGCGGCGGCAATGGTTGCCACTGCCCGATGGATGTATACTTCAGCACAAGCCAGGACAGAAACGCGGGGAATGCACAAGCACCAGGATTTTCCCCAGCAAGATGTTAATCAGCAATATCGGTTGATTAGTGGTGGATTGGATCAAGTCTGGGTCAAACCTGAACAAGAAGTTGTGAAAAAGGAGTTAGTAGCACTGTGA
- a CDS encoding ferredoxin family protein, which translates to MIELVSESRCIKCNLCITACPTNVFDAVPGSAPKIARQSDCQTCYMCELYCPVDALYVDPNAEESVAVDEETLIASGLLGSYRKNVGWGKGRTPAAKNEKSAYYYPVMQSSNNLPTDAQGRILPWGTQQTNS; encoded by the coding sequence GTGATTGAATTAGTCAGTGAATCTCGCTGTATTAAATGTAATCTTTGCATCACTGCTTGTCCTACCAATGTGTTTGATGCCGTACCCGGAAGTGCGCCGAAAATTGCTCGCCAGAGCGATTGTCAAACTTGTTATATGTGCGAACTGTATTGTCCTGTAGATGCGCTGTATGTCGATCCTAACGCTGAAGAATCAGTAGCGGTAGATGAGGAGACTTTGATCGCTTCTGGGTTACTTGGCAGTTATCGAAAAAATGTGGGCTGGGGTAAAGGGCGTACACCGGCTGCTAAAAATGAGAAGTCTGCTTACTACTATCCAGTTATGCAAAGTAGTAATAATTTGCCTACAGATGCTCAAGGCAGAATTCTTCCTTGGGGAACCCAGCAAACTAATTCGTAA
- a CDS encoding ABC transporter substrate-binding protein produces the protein MSTDALERSFLHRFLASVTTVALLSSLASCASQPSQSNNLAVASSNTGGNSGEAKTLVLRVGFISSESKLPIGPEGWALHKGTLTPALKSLGVTEVKFIPFVGGPALNEALVSGQLDMGLYGDTPALVGKAAGLPTRLINQTRVGQNAWLITNKNGVRSVAQLKGTKIGVAKGTYPHRYLMGLLEKEGLTKDVKVVQIPSADAKPALERGHISAYPFAMGAGPTLVSQGFPAIDQAKDHQGLVGTGVSVVTENFLSQHPELPQKWNQARKAALQEIKANPEEFYQFAAQASGNVALAIAKESYPLDLYPTEPFTPEGLKLLNSTKQFLLDQKLLKSDFEIKDWQIPHP, from the coding sequence ATGAGTACCGATGCACTTGAGCGCAGTTTTCTACATCGTTTTTTGGCTTCAGTGACAACTGTGGCACTTTTATCTAGTCTTGCCAGTTGTGCTTCTCAACCAAGCCAGTCTAACAACTTAGCAGTAGCTTCATCCAATACTGGGGGAAATTCGGGAGAGGCGAAAACTCTCGTTTTACGAGTTGGGTTTATTAGTTCCGAAAGTAAATTACCTATTGGCCCAGAGGGTTGGGCATTGCACAAGGGAACCTTGACACCTGCGCTCAAAAGTCTGGGTGTGACTGAAGTGAAGTTTATTCCCTTTGTCGGTGGCCCAGCGTTGAACGAAGCTTTAGTTAGTGGTCAATTAGATATGGGTTTGTATGGAGATACACCAGCCTTAGTTGGTAAAGCAGCCGGTCTTCCCACGCGATTGATTAATCAGACGAGAGTTGGGCAGAATGCTTGGCTAATTACTAATAAAAACGGTGTACGCTCAGTTGCACAACTTAAAGGTACAAAGATCGGAGTTGCTAAAGGCACTTACCCTCATCGCTATCTGATGGGTTTGCTGGAAAAAGAGGGACTGACCAAGGATGTGAAGGTAGTACAGATTCCTTCGGCTGATGCTAAACCTGCATTAGAAAGAGGCCATATTTCGGCTTATCCATTTGCTATGGGAGCAGGGCCAACGTTAGTTTCTCAAGGATTTCCAGCGATTGATCAAGCGAAAGATCATCAAGGATTAGTGGGGACGGGGGTCAGTGTGGTGACGGAAAATTTCCTCTCTCAACACCCAGAACTACCGCAAAAGTGGAATCAAGCTAGAAAGGCGGCATTACAGGAAATCAAAGCTAATCCAGAGGAATTTTATCAGTTTGCGGCTCAAGCAAGTGGGAATGTGGCGTTGGCGATCGCTAAAGAATCCTATCCCCTAGACCTTTATCCTACTGAACCTTTTACACCAGAAGGATTGAAACTTTTAAATTCCACAAAGCAGTTTCTCTTAGATCAGAAATTGTTGAAGTCTGATTTTGAGATCAAAGATTGGCAAATTCCTCATCCCTAA
- a CDS encoding FAD-dependent oxidoreductase: MNIRQDASHLDLVTDVLIIGGGPAGTWAAWSAATSGAKVVLVDKGYCGTSGAAAASGNGVWYVPPDPEQREAAMASREAMGGFLADRHWMTRVLDRTYDNINSLADEGYPFSVDADGNVIRRSLQGPDYMRFMRRRIKQAGVKILDHSPALELLVDIEGSVAGAKGINRQSGERWTVRAGAVVIATGGCAFLSKALGCNVLTGDGLLMAAEAGADFSGMEFSNAYAISPAFSSVTKTRYYDWASFTYEDGTVIEGAGSKRGRSVIAKTLLNQPVYARLDQNMDGQTKAWMRASQPNFFVPFDRAGIDPFTQRFPVTLRLEGTVRGTGGIKIADYTCVTSVNGLYAAGDAATRELICGGFTGGGSHNAAWAMSSGYWSGQSAANYVLSLGKHATQRSVQGVGEAGLHGEGNSKFSPDEAIAATQAEVFPYDRNLFRTATGLSASLDRLNHLWQEIRHSHTPDDSQIVRSREAVAMVATARWMYNSGLQRQETRGMHKREDFPEQDPHQQYRLLSGGLDKIWVKPESVVAKRELVTV, from the coding sequence ATGAATATCCGTCAAGATGCTTCTCATCTAGATTTAGTTACCGATGTATTAATTATCGGTGGCGGCCCGGCTGGTACTTGGGCTGCTTGGAGTGCTGCAACTAGTGGGGCAAAAGTTGTTTTAGTAGACAAGGGTTACTGCGGTACAAGTGGGGCAGCTGCCGCTTCTGGGAACGGTGTGTGGTATGTTCCACCAGATCCAGAACAACGGGAAGCAGCAATGGCGAGTCGGGAAGCAATGGGAGGCTTTCTGGCAGATCGTCATTGGATGACTAGGGTGTTAGATCGCACCTACGACAACATTAACTCTTTGGCAGATGAGGGCTATCCTTTCAGTGTGGATGCTGACGGCAACGTGATCCGTCGTTCTTTGCAAGGGCCGGATTATATGCGGTTTATGCGGAGAAGAATTAAGCAAGCAGGTGTAAAAATTTTAGACCACAGTCCAGCTTTGGAGTTGTTGGTAGACATAGAAGGCTCTGTGGCTGGGGCTAAAGGGATTAATCGCCAATCTGGAGAACGTTGGACAGTCCGAGCCGGGGCGGTTGTGATTGCGACTGGTGGCTGTGCTTTCTTGAGTAAGGCGCTTGGTTGTAATGTCCTGACGGGAGATGGTTTATTGATGGCGGCTGAGGCGGGTGCTGATTTCTCTGGGATGGAATTTTCTAATGCTTATGCAATTTCTCCGGCTTTTTCTTCTGTAACTAAGACTCGTTATTATGATTGGGCTTCTTTCACCTATGAAGATGGCACGGTAATTGAGGGTGCAGGTTCTAAGCGCGGTCGTTCTGTAATTGCTAAAACATTACTGAATCAGCCAGTTTATGCACGTCTGGATCAAAATATGGATGGGCAAACAAAAGCTTGGATGCGAGCATCTCAGCCTAACTTCTTTGTGCCTTTTGATCGCGCTGGGATTGACCCCTTTACTCAACGATTCCCTGTAACTCTACGTTTGGAAGGAACTGTACGCGGTACTGGCGGAATTAAAATTGCAGATTATACCTGTGTTACCTCAGTAAATGGACTTTATGCGGCGGGAGATGCAGCTACTAGAGAATTAATCTGTGGTGGTTTCACAGGCGGAGGTAGTCACAATGCAGCCTGGGCAATGTCTTCTGGCTATTGGTCTGGACAATCTGCTGCTAACTATGTCTTGAGTTTGGGGAAACACGCCACTCAGCGCAGTGTACAGGGTGTGGGGGAAGCGGGATTACATGGTGAAGGTAATAGTAAATTTTCACCTGATGAAGCGATCGCCGCAACTCAAGCTGAAGTTTTCCCCTATGACCGCAACCTTTTCCGTACTGCTACAGGTTTAAGTGCATCTCTTGATAGACTCAATCACCTCTGGCAAGAAATCCGTCATAGCCATACACCAGATGATAGCCAAATTGTGCGATCGCGGGAAGCGGTAGCGATGGTTGCAACTGCGCGTTGGATGTACAACAGTGGTCTGCAACGTCAGGAAACTAGAGGTATGCACAAACGCGAAGATTTTCCCGAACAAGATCCTCATCAGCAGTATCGATTGTTGAGTGGTGGGTTGGATAAGATTTGGGTCAAGCCTGAGTCCGTAGTTGCCAAGCGGGAATTAGTAACTGTGTGA
- a CDS encoding formylglycine-generating enzyme family protein gives MFRKSFLALLLVIGVAIAFIIPPAFAATVNPCPPAMVMISGGKFTMGSDNSGYIEELSAQEVRVNSFCIDKYEVTNSQFAAFVKATGYVTVAERSLSKEQFPDLPDEQRLPGSLVFAIAQPGAKQLSWWHWQAGANWRHPFGKESGITYQDNYPVVHIAYEDAVAYAQWAGKSLPTEAQWEYAARGGLNNATYAWGNQYSEKKANTWQGIFPFFNTQKDGYAGIAPVGSFLPNGYGVYDMTGNVWELTSDWFMPGHNHKTHSLNPQGPEQSFDPNKPTETALHVIKGGSYLCAPNYCSRFRPAARESQAPDTGTTHIGFRLVKNLTRERMKNEV, from the coding sequence GTGTTCAGGAAAAGTTTTTTAGCACTGTTATTGGTGATAGGAGTAGCGATCGCCTTCATCATTCCTCCTGCCTTTGCCGCTACTGTAAATCCCTGTCCCCCAGCAATGGTAATGATTTCTGGTGGGAAATTCACGATGGGGTCGGATAATTCCGGTTATATAGAGGAACTCTCGGCTCAAGAGGTAAGAGTTAATTCCTTTTGTATTGATAAATATGAGGTGACAAATTCCCAATTTGCAGCGTTTGTCAAAGCAACAGGCTATGTGACAGTTGCAGAGCGCTCTTTATCAAAGGAACAGTTTCCTGACTTACCAGATGAGCAGAGATTACCCGGTTCATTAGTGTTTGCAATAGCACAACCAGGAGCAAAACAACTAAGTTGGTGGCATTGGCAGGCTGGGGCGAATTGGCGACATCCATTTGGTAAAGAAAGTGGCATTACGTATCAAGATAACTATCCAGTCGTTCATATTGCCTATGAAGACGCTGTAGCTTACGCCCAATGGGCAGGAAAATCACTACCCACTGAAGCCCAGTGGGAATACGCCGCCCGTGGTGGGTTAAATAATGCAACCTACGCTTGGGGAAATCAGTACTCTGAAAAAAAAGCCAACACTTGGCAAGGAATATTTCCCTTTTTCAATACCCAAAAAGATGGTTATGCAGGTATTGCCCCCGTAGGTTCCTTTTTGCCTAACGGTTATGGAGTTTATGACATGACGGGTAATGTTTGGGAATTAACATCAGATTGGTTTATGCCAGGACACAACCATAAAACCCACAGTCTCAATCCCCAAGGCCCAGAACAAAGTTTTGACCCCAACAAACCTACAGAAACCGCCCTACATGTAATTAAAGGTGGCTCTTATTTGTGTGCGCCCAACTATTGCAGCCGCTTTCGTCCAGCAGCGCGAGAATCTCAAGCCCCGGATACGGGAACCACTCATATCGGATTTCGCTTAGTGAAGAACCTGACTAGAGAAAGGATGAAGAATGAAGTTTAA
- a CDS encoding arylsulfatase: protein MKFKFLEIVRAIALSLLIAILTINSPALAAKSEVLPLPLPEFKGKIGLTYKDSQPDFPQPITAPANAPNVLLVILDDVGFGQASTFGGPVDTPNLTRLAERGLRYNQFHTTALCSPTRAALLTGRNHHSVNTGVVEELATGYPGYTTILPKSAATVAEVLRQNGYNTAAFGKWHNTPDFETSAAGPFDRWPTGLGFEYFYGFLGGDTNQWSPALVENTQRVDKPNKPNYHLTPDLVDHAIAWISNQQSIAPEKPFFAYLATGATHAPHHAPKEWIDKYKGKFDQGWDKLREETFARQKQLGVIPANAQLTPRPQELPAWDSLSPEQQKLYAHMAEVFAGFLGHTDDEVGRLINAVDQLGELDNTLVIYVVGDNGASAEGGLTGSVNELQVFNGVPENLQQLLAAYDDLGSPKTFNHFPAAWAWAVNTPFQWTKQIASHFGGTRNPLVISWGANIKDQGGIRSQFHHVIDIAPTILEVAGITVPKEVNGVKQQPVEGTSLAYTFDNPDATSRRKTQYFEMLGNRAIYDQGWIAAARHGRLPWERTAKGSFDTDEWELYNIAADFSEANNLAKENPDKLEKLQKLFLKEAKKHKVLPLDDRTAERFDVKIRPSLTRGRTTFTYYPGTVSIPEGSAPNLKNRSFTITANVEIPEKEAEGILLTQGGRFAGWSFFLEDGKPTYIYNYANTARYTIQSPEKLPSGKSTIRFDFDYDGGVGAGGIGKLFINDQQVAEGRVDKTIAYRLALDETFDVGKDTGTPVVDTYEVPFAFTGNLQQVSLELK, encoded by the coding sequence ATGAAGTTTAAGTTTTTAGAAATTGTCAGGGCGATCGCTTTATCTTTGCTGATTGCTATATTAACGATCAATAGCCCTGCCCTAGCAGCTAAATCTGAGGTTTTACCCCTGCCTCTACCAGAGTTTAAGGGCAAAATCGGCCTCACCTACAAAGATTCACAACCAGACTTTCCCCAACCCATCACCGCCCCAGCCAACGCCCCCAATGTTTTGCTAGTCATACTAGATGATGTGGGCTTTGGACAAGCTAGTACCTTTGGCGGCCCGGTAGACACTCCAAATTTGACACGCCTAGCCGAAAGAGGATTGCGCTACAACCAATTTCACACCACAGCCCTGTGTTCGCCTACCAGGGCAGCTTTGTTAACTGGACGCAATCACCATTCAGTCAATACAGGGGTAGTTGAGGAATTAGCTACGGGTTATCCCGGCTACACCACGATTTTGCCTAAAAGTGCTGCCACCGTTGCCGAAGTGCTGCGACAAAATGGTTATAATACTGCTGCTTTCGGTAAATGGCACAATACACCAGACTTTGAAACCAGTGCTGCGGGGCCTTTTGATCGCTGGCCGACAGGGTTAGGATTTGAGTATTTTTACGGCTTCCTTGGTGGTGATACTAACCAATGGAGTCCCGCCTTGGTAGAAAACACTCAACGTGTAGACAAACCCAACAAGCCAAATTATCACCTGACTCCTGACTTAGTAGACCATGCGATCGCCTGGATTAGCAATCAACAATCCATAGCCCCAGAAAAACCCTTTTTCGCCTATCTCGCCACCGGCGCTACCCACGCACCCCACCACGCGCCTAAAGAGTGGATTGATAAATACAAAGGCAAATTTGACCAAGGCTGGGATAAATTACGCGAGGAAACCTTTGCCCGACAAAAACAATTGGGCGTAATTCCTGCTAATGCCCAACTCACCCCCCGCCCCCAAGAACTACCAGCCTGGGATTCCCTCTCCCCAGAACAGCAAAAACTCTATGCCCACATGGCCGAAGTATTTGCGGGATTTTTAGGTCATACAGATGATGAAGTAGGCAGGTTAATTAATGCCGTTGACCAACTAGGAGAACTGGATAACACCTTAGTCATTTACGTAGTGGGAGATAACGGTGCTAGTGCCGAAGGCGGATTAACAGGTAGTGTCAACGAACTGCAAGTTTTCAATGGTGTACCCGAAAATCTGCAACAACTGCTAGCTGCTTATGATGACTTGGGTAGCCCCAAAACATTCAACCATTTTCCGGCGGCTTGGGCATGGGCAGTTAACACCCCCTTCCAATGGACAAAGCAAATCGCCTCTCACTTTGGCGGGACTCGCAATCCCCTGGTAATTTCCTGGGGTGCAAATATCAAAGACCAAGGCGGCATTCGCAGCCAATTCCACCATGTAATTGATATTGCTCCTACCATCTTAGAAGTAGCGGGAATTACTGTCCCCAAAGAAGTGAACGGCGTTAAGCAACAACCAGTCGAAGGTACTAGCCTCGCTTATACCTTTGACAACCCTGATGCGACTTCCCGTAGAAAGACCCAGTATTTTGAGATGCTGGGCAACCGAGCCATTTATGATCAAGGTTGGATAGCAGCTGCGCGTCATGGTCGCTTACCTTGGGAACGAACCGCAAAAGGCAGCTTTGATACAGATGAGTGGGAACTGTACAACATTGCCGCAGATTTTAGCGAGGCGAATAATCTAGCCAAGGAAAACCCCGACAAGCTAGAAAAACTGCAAAAGTTGTTTTTAAAAGAAGCCAAAAAGCATAAAGTATTACCACTAGACGATCGCACTGCCGAAAGATTTGATGTGAAAATTCGCCCCAGCCTCACCAGAGGACGGACAACATTCACCTACTATCCTGGTACAGTCAGCATCCCAGAAGGTAGCGCCCCAAATCTGAAAAATCGCTCTTTCACTATTACAGCTAACGTAGAAATTCCCGAAAAAGAGGCAGAAGGTATCCTCTTAACTCAAGGCGGTCGCTTTGCCGGTTGGAGTTTTTTCCTTGAGGATGGTAAACCTACATACATCTACAACTATGCCAATACTGCCCGCTACACCATTCAATCACCAGAAAAATTACCTTCCGGTAAATCTACCATCCGATTCGACTTTGATTATGACGGTGGTGTAGGTGCAGGCGGCATCGGCAAATTATTCATTAACGATCAACAAGTAGCCGAAGGGCGAGTTGATAAAACTATTGCTTACCGTTTAGCCCTAGACGAAACCTTTGATGTTGGTAAAGATACAGGTACTCCCGTGGTTGACACTTATGAAGTACCCTTTGCCTTCACAGGTAACTTACAACAAGTCAGCCTGGAGTTGAAGTAG
- a CDS encoding bile acid:sodium symporter family protein, with protein MNEILVIIDKLALFTFIVFTMLGAGLGLTIKQIWEPLRSPRLVILSLLANFVLVPSFIYLLVQIVPLSEALKDGLLVMAVASGPPALPKLAQIVKGNIAFSVGLMMLLMLGTIFYMPIVLPLVVQGVQINSWDIGKPLLLMMISPLVIGLFIKAKFSAIAPIMQPILFKLSNAGLLLGLVVRLIMHTNDIIDLLKTGVIFVCAVFIIFSFSVGYLLGGPGIDTQRVLGVGTAQRNFAAALLVGTSNFEDPSVVSIIMVTSLLMMVIVLIAGPRFIEIDKPQDAESQQVEVTG; from the coding sequence ATGAATGAAATATTAGTAATAATCGATAAACTTGCACTATTCACATTTATTGTGTTCACCATGTTAGGTGCAGGTTTAGGTTTAACCATCAAACAAATCTGGGAACCACTCCGTAGCCCTAGACTAGTTATCTTGTCTTTGTTAGCAAATTTTGTCTTAGTGCCAAGTTTTATCTATTTGCTAGTACAAATAGTACCCCTAAGTGAAGCCCTCAAAGATGGTTTACTTGTCATGGCTGTAGCATCAGGCCCGCCTGCATTGCCTAAACTTGCCCAAATAGTTAAAGGTAACATAGCCTTTTCTGTAGGATTAATGATGTTGCTGATGCTTGGCACTATTTTTTATATGCCGATAGTACTACCTTTAGTCGTGCAAGGTGTGCAAATCAACTCTTGGGACATTGGCAAACCTTTGTTATTGATGATGATTAGTCCGTTAGTAATTGGACTATTCATCAAAGCTAAATTTTCTGCGATCGCTCCCATTATGCAACCAATTTTATTTAAATTATCTAATGCTGGACTCCTTTTAGGTTTAGTAGTCAGATTAATCATGCACACCAACGATATTATCGATTTATTAAAAACAGGTGTAATCTTTGTTTGTGCAGTATTTATTATCTTTTCCTTTAGCGTTGGTTATCTTTTAGGCGGGCCAGGTATTGACACTCAACGAGTGTTAGGAGTGGGAACAGCCCAACGTAATTTTGCTGCTGCATTATTAGTAGGTACAAGTAATTTTGAAGATCCCAGCGTGGTCAGCATCATTATGGTGACGAGTTTATTAATGATGGTGATAGTTCTCATTGCCGGGCCAAGATTTATAGAAATAGACAAACCACAAGATGCAGAGAGTCAGCAAGTAGAGGTGACAGGTTAA
- a CDS encoding HAD-IA family hydrolase — protein MKHLCVIFDLDGTLVDSERLCNQAFIDLLPFIHESVESLILRYRGRKLALILADIEKRYGEKLPIDFEATYRHRVDELFEFYLQPIPGVPEMLKTLEYPVCIASSAPIAKIRKALSVTGLSHYFGNRLFSSYEVGSWKPHPGLFLYAASKMGFSLESCVVIEDSDVGIQAAHSAGIYALKYCHEEEVEAENNVFSDMKYLAKRLDKIYLMKCDRSSIFNNI, from the coding sequence ATGAAGCATCTTTGTGTCATTTTTGATTTAGATGGAACGTTAGTTGATAGTGAGCGACTTTGTAACCAAGCATTTATCGATTTGCTACCTTTTATCCATGAGTCGGTTGAAAGTCTGATTCTTAGATATCGTGGCAGAAAGTTAGCTTTAATTTTAGCTGACATAGAAAAGAGGTATGGCGAAAAACTGCCGATAGATTTTGAGGCAACATATCGTCACCGAGTAGATGAATTATTTGAATTTTATTTGCAACCAATACCAGGCGTGCCAGAGATGCTAAAAACCTTGGAATATCCTGTTTGTATAGCTTCAAGTGCGCCCATAGCCAAAATTCGCAAGGCTTTAAGTGTAACTGGTCTGTCACATTATTTTGGCAATCGCTTGTTTAGTTCTTATGAAGTAGGCTCGTGGAAACCCCATCCCGGTTTGTTTTTATATGCAGCAAGTAAAATGGGATTCTCGCTCGAATCTTGTGTTGTGATTGAAGATAGCGATGTTGGAATTCAAGCCGCACATTCAGCAGGAATCTATGCTTTGAAATATTGTCATGAGGAGGAAGTAGAGGCAGAAAACAATGTATTTTCTGATATGAAATATCTAGCAAAACGGCTTGATAAAATTTACTTAATGAAATGCGATCGCTCATCAATATTCAATAATATCTAA
- a CDS encoding HAD family phosphatase has protein sequence MGKNQFKLVIFDCDGVLVDSEPIINRIFAETLTEAGFPITYTEVTQKFIGKSLKTCLEIIEESYNKPLPKNFLELCKEREIVPLQQELQPVSGIIEVLEQITLPKCVASNSSHRHIQLVLKLTGILHQFDGKIYSANDVSRPKPFPDVYLYAAKQMNTNPEDCAVIEDSVPGVQAASAAGMTVFGYAEHGDRTALAEAGAKIVFHDMRQLSQLL, from the coding sequence ATGGGCAAAAATCAATTCAAGCTTGTAATTTTTGATTGTGATGGAGTCTTGGTTGATAGCGAACCAATTATTAATCGCATTTTTGCAGAAACGCTCACAGAAGCTGGTTTTCCTATCACATATACAGAAGTAACTCAAAAATTTATCGGCAAGTCCTTAAAAACCTGCTTAGAGATTATTGAGGAATCTTATAACAAACCATTGCCCAAAAACTTTCTCGAACTTTGTAAAGAACGAGAAATAGTTCCCTTGCAGCAAGAATTACAGCCAGTTTCAGGAATTATCGAAGTATTAGAGCAAATTACATTACCAAAATGTGTGGCATCAAATAGCAGCCATCGTCATATTCAATTGGTATTGAAATTAACAGGAATTCTGCATCAATTTGATGGCAAGATATACAGTGCTAATGATGTTTCCCGTCCCAAACCTTTTCCTGATGTGTATCTGTATGCAGCCAAGCAAATGAATACCAATCCCGAAGATTGTGCTGTGATTGAAGACTCTGTACCGGGTGTGCAAGCAGCATCCGCAGCAGGAATGACCGTTTTTGGCTATGCTGAACATGGCGATCGCACTGCGCTAGCTGAGGCTGGAGCCAAGATAGTTTTTCACGATATGCGGCAGCTATCTCAACTCCTTTAG